Proteins from a genomic interval of Gopherus evgoodei ecotype Sinaloan lineage chromosome 7, rGopEvg1_v1.p, whole genome shotgun sequence:
- the LOC115655621 gene encoding probable protein BRICK1: MSLQEDPVQREIHQDWANREYIEVITSSIKKIADFLNSFDMSCRSRLATLNEKLTALERRIEYIEARVTKGETLT, translated from the exons ATGTCGCTGCAAGAGGACCCGGTGCAGCGCGAGATCCACCAGGACTGGGCCAACCGCGAGTACATCGAAGTGATCACCAGCTCCATCAAGAAGATCGCGGATTTCCTCAACTCCTTCG ACATGTCCTGCCGCTCCCGGCTCGCCACCCTCAACGAGAAGCTGACCGCGCTGGAGCGACGGATCGAGTACATCGAGGCCAGG GTAACAAAGGGCGAAACTCTGACCTAA